In Aphelocoma coerulescens isolate FSJ_1873_10779 chromosome 13, UR_Acoe_1.0, whole genome shotgun sequence, the following are encoded in one genomic region:
- the SHROOM1 gene encoding protein Shroom1 isoform X4: MRSAGNEIERWTHRQGGRTGKLAEPVTSSENDRILSVKSISSMDHLLHLPGRADSAYSSFSGGSNVPEYPIPSCHGEYCCVPPEQVSYMDSEYVTGIYNFSAAHFDLRSPQPYKAPDLSTPNNSHSTSLTDHCGITPNQRTSNQEPLALAAPPPFPPTQLDSYNITNRHLEKSRGRQGSVGHTECSVQPAPGTQDSQLADRDVPWSQCWDAVTKQDVGPNREKTLENKGLSSDFTNGVSKVQGLKMEENGEWSPSQQLTKRSNPHVFSRPSSFIFQEYLRTDSVANIPKILSAYNSVHANKIPKEMRSESYHRARSNPKGVNGRQEVKQCPWAVPKPSAREAALPSTVPGPSQRKKSLPCAQGLLHARWHSGMGQDVFGDSSELKYMENALLNENAPRKLNSCTDKNQCYDSEGKIVSSISEPVPNHQNKVQRSPLSCSCNAMEVEHPQCEESDWGRKQCCDGTSQMAFFRPKEDSTSQSLCEIQKANQGNNSSPDLSTHLEQEEPAVQQHQPVFQTQLSRQLQEDHASEQITRLATPMLYYLSAWKTTNVLHPNKLTYSQEDSGSSPKEIPSCSSAALAQCLEIRGEGHQLQRSSHHHLCSADDLLLQTKDLILRNPASVMEESFQNDYIEKIKVAQKKVLKETSFKRKDLQMSLPVRLRQKSSKRPSIEHLWSFSLSSASEDAKPVPCSPSHLESLESFNRDEEIRRPQKGQAGGRKRVTQEQKKLCYSEPEKLNHLMDKEVSWSQVRYDITEQDAVSSRRRDLENRGRALSSSRTELKQIQHGALIEYMERKIGQRPGGSQHLPLHKPPLQKRLLNPKGPPVHISNPNGSRKMQYDEVFCQVLSEQKSPDVFPPSPFAAPLNMTSRCNPNEGDGKCTSKCPSAKSLPQAGDSASGRAPERSKSTPSSTQETCRCARGAAALFRRCGSCPGTSSFSDPEKEGSKNHEHNDITGHVCGQEKKEQIPETSIPVPRSGSKEGAQVEEECRTQSLSGNAALKRPEQQQPAASLVQGMHLCTALAQPHQGDKNPAKGLLAQETSVDINDGVPLERKTHLSERRLESPQDQQYQELAMEIIAKDSSLVDILIPHPLRKTSLDLMEGLFSVNTSMLDKSHRKRGKVQHVQENDRKSHGDGSEKCPKPEHEAKQRSNDPASKGNQVLKRNRDSTNKLDDITSKRLPSD, translated from the exons ATGAGGTCAGCTGGGAATGAGATAGAAAGATGGACACACAGGCAGGGTGGCAGAACTGGGAAGCTGGCAGAGCCTGTGACCTCTTCTGAAAATGATCGTATTTTGTCAGTGAAGTCAATCAGCAGCATGGACCATCTCTTGCACCTCCCTGGAAGGGCAGATTCTGCTTACAGCTCTTTCTCAGGAGGATCAAATGTTCCAGAGTACCCCATACCATCATGCCATGGTGAATACTGCTGTGTACCTCCAGAGCAGGTCTCGTACATGGACTCAGAATATGTAACAGGAATTTATAATTTCAGTGCTGCACACTTTGACCTCAGATCCCCCCAGCCATACAAGGCACCAGACCTGAGCACCCCCAACAACTCTCATAGCACTAGTCTCACAGATCACTGTGGAATCACTCCTAACCAAAGGACTTCAAATCAGGAACCTCTAGCCCTGGCAGCACCTCCACCATTCCCTCCCACGCAACTTGACAGCTATAACATCACTAATAGACACTTGGAAAAGTCAAGAGGGAGACAAGGCTCTGTAGGGCACACTGAGTGTAGTGTGCAGCCAGCTCCTGGTACACAGGACAGCCAGCTGGCAGATAGGGATGTACCGTGGAGTCAATGCTGGGATGCAGTTACCAAGCAAGATGTAGGGCCTAATAGGGAAAAGACTCTAGAAAACAAGGGCCTTTCTTCTGATTTTACAAATGGGGTATCAAAAGTTCAAGGGTTAAAGATGGAGGAAAACGGAGAATGGAGCCCATCACAACAACTTACAAAGAGAAGTAATCCACACGTTTTCAGCAGACCTTCTTCATTCATTTTTCAAGAATATTTAAGGACAGACTCTGTGGCGAACATCCCCAAAATACTTTCTGCTTATAATTCAGTTCATGCTAATAAAATTCCCAAAGAGATGCGCTCCGAATCCTATCACCGAGCACGTTCCAACCCTAAAGGTGTTAATGGTAGACAGGAAGTCAAACAgtgtccctgggctgtgccTAAGCCAAGTGCCAGAGAAGCAGCTCTGCCAAGCACTGTGCCAGGGCCCAGCCAGAGGAAAAAGTCCTTGCCCTGTGCTCAGGGCCTGCTGCATGCCAGGTGGCATTCAGGCATGGGTCAGGATGTGTTTGGGGACAGCTCGGAATTAAAATATATGGAGAATGCTCTTCTAAATGAAAATGCTCCCAGGAAGCTAAACAGTTGTACAGACAAAAATCAGTGCTATGATTCTGAAGGAAAAATTGTGAGCAGTATTAGTGAACCAGTCCCAAACCATCAAAACAAAGTGCAGAGATCACCCTTGTCCTGCAGCTGCAATGCTATGGAAGTGGAACACCCTCAGTGTGAGGAATCAGATTGGGGAAGAAAGCAATGCTGTGATGGCACAAGCCAAATGGCTTTTTTCAGACCAAAGGAAGATTCCACATCTCAGTCATTATGTGAAATCCAGAAAGCAAACCAGGGTAATAACAGCAGTCCCGACCTCAGCACCCATCTGGAACAAGAGGAACCTGCTGTTCAGCAACACCAGCCTGTATTTCAAACACAGCTCTCAAGACAGCTTCAGGAGGACCACGCTAGTGAACAAATAACCAGGCTGGCAACTCCCATGCTTTACtatctttctgcatggaaaaccACCAATGTCCTGCACCCCAACAAGCTCACCTACAGTCAAGAGGACTCAGGGAGCTCACCAAAGGAAATTCCTTCATGCAGCAGTGCTGCCTTAGCACAGTGTCTAGAGATACGAGGAGAAGGCCATcagcttcagaggagcagccaccACCATCTGTGCAGTGCTGATGATCTCCTACTCCAGACAAAAGATCTTATTCTTAGGAATCCTGCCTCAGTCATGGAAGAGAGTTTCCAGAATGACTATATAGAGAAAATTAAAGTGGCTCAGAAAAAGGTTCTCAAAGAAacttcctttaaaagaaaagactTACAGATGAGTTTGCCTGTCAGACTGAGACAGAAATCCTCTAAAAGGCCATCAATTGAACACCTTTGGTCTTTCTCATTATCCAGTGCAAGCGAGGATGCCAAACCTGTTCCTTGCTCCCCTTCTCATCTAGAATCCTTGGAAAGTTTCAACAGAGATGAAGAAATAAGGAGGCCACAAAAAGGTCAAgcagggggaaggaaaagggtaaCCCAAGAGCAAAAGAAACTGTGCTACTCTGAGCCTGAGAAGCTCAATCACCTAATGGATAAGGAAGTATCATGGAGTCAAGTTAGGTATGACATCACTGAGCAAGATGCAGTGTCATCCAGGAGAAGGGATCTGGAGAACAGAGGAAGGGCACTTTCCAGCTCCAGGACAGAGCTGAAACAAATCCAGCATGGTGCACTTATCGAATACATGGAACGAAAGATCGGTCAAAGACCAGGTGGCTCACAACACCTCCCATTGCATAAGCCACCCCTGCAGAAGAGGCTGTTGAATCCCAAAGGGCCTCCTGTCCATATTTCCAACCCAAATGGGAGCAGGAAGATGCAATATGATGAGGTTTTTTGCCAAGTTCTCTCTGAACAAAAATCACCAGATGTTTTTCCTCCTTCGCCTTTTGCTGCCCCACTGAACATGACCAGCAGGTGCAATCCCAATGAAGGGGACGGGAAGTGTACTAGCAAGTGTCCATCAGCTAAAAGTCTCCCACAGGCAGGTGATTCTGCATCTGGGAGAGCTCCTGAGAGATCAAAATCCACTCCTTCTTCCACACAG GAAACGTGCAGATGTGCCAGAGGTGCAGCAGCACTGTTCCGACGCTGTGGGAGCTGCCCCGGCACCTCCAG TTTCTCTGATCCTGAGAAAGAGGGATCCAAGAATCATGAACATAATGACATAACTGGACATGTGTGTGGtcaggagaaaaaggagcagATTCCTGAAACCTCTATTCCTGTCccaagaagtggaagcaaggaGGGCGCTCAAGTGGAGGAGGAATGCAGAACTCAGTCTCTGAGTGGGAATGCTGCACTCAAGcgtccagagcagcagcagcctgcagctTCTCTGGTGCAGGGAATGCATCTCTGCACAGCATTGGCTCAGCCTCACCAAGGAGACAAAAATCCAGCCAAAGGTTTACTTGCCCAGGAAACATCCGTGGACATCAACGATGGTGTTCCCCTGGAAAGAAAGACACACCTGTCTGAAAGGAGGCTGGAGTCTCCTCAGGACCAGCAATACCAAGAGCTTGCTATGGAGATCATTGCCAAAGACAGTTCTCTGGTGGACATTCTCATACCTCATCCTCTTAGAAAAACTTCTTTGGACCTGATGGAgggtttgttttctgttaaCACTTCCATGCTGGATAAATCacacaggaaaagaggaaaagtacAGCATGTGCAGGAGAATGA CAGGAAGAGTCATGGAGATGGATCAGAAAAATGTCCTAAACCTGAACATGAAGCCAAGCAAAGGAGCAATGATCCTGCCTCTAAGGGAAACCAAGTCCTGAAGAGGAACAGAGACAGCACAAACAAGCTAGATGACATCACATCTAAGAGA
- the SHROOM1 gene encoding protein Shroom1 isoform X5: protein MRSAGNEIERWTHRQGGRTGKLAEPVTSSENDRILSVKSISSMDHLLHLPGRADSAYSSFSGGSNVPEYPIPSCHGEYCCVPPEQVSYMDSEYVTGIYNFSAAHFDLRSPQPYKAPDLSTPNNSHSTSLTDHCGITPNQRTSNQEPLALAAPPPFPPTQLDSYNITNRHLEKSRGRQGSVGHTECSVQPAPGTQDSQLADRDVPWSQCWDAVTKQDVGPNREKTLENKGLSSDFTNGVSKVQGLKMEENGEWSPSQQLTKRSNPHVFSRPSSFIFQEYLRTDSVANIPKILSAYNSVHANKIPKEMRSESYHRARSNPKGVNGRQEVKQCPWAVPKPSAREAALPSTVPGPSQRKKSLPCAQGLLHARWHSGMGQDVFGDSSELKYMENALLNENAPRKLNSCTDKNQCYDSEGKIVSSISEPVPNHQNKVQRSPLSCSCNAMEVEHPQCEESDWGRKQCCDGTSQMAFFRPKEDSTSQSLCEIQKANQGNNSSPDLSTHLEQEEPAVQQHQPVFQTQLSRQLQEDHASEQITRLATPMLYYLSAWKTTNVLHPNKLTYSQEDSGSSPKEIPSCSSAALAQCLEIRGEGHQLQRSSHHHLCSADDLLLQTKDLILRNPASVMEESFQNDYIEKIKVAQKKVLKETSFKRKDLQMSLPVRLRQKSSKRPSIEHLWSFSLSSASEDAKPVPCSPSHLESLESFNRDEEIRRPQKGQAGGRKRVTQEQKKLCYSEPEKLNHLMDKEVSWSQVRYDITEQDAVSSRRRDLENRGRALSSSRTELKQIQHGALIEYMERKIGQRPGGSQHLPLHKPPLQKRLLNPKGPPVHISNPNGSRKMQYDEVFCQVLSEQKSPDVFPPSPFAAPLNMTSRCNPNEGDGKCTSKCPSAKSLPQAGDSASGRAPERSKSTPSSTQFL, encoded by the exons ATGAGGTCAGCTGGGAATGAGATAGAAAGATGGACACACAGGCAGGGTGGCAGAACTGGGAAGCTGGCAGAGCCTGTGACCTCTTCTGAAAATGATCGTATTTTGTCAGTGAAGTCAATCAGCAGCATGGACCATCTCTTGCACCTCCCTGGAAGGGCAGATTCTGCTTACAGCTCTTTCTCAGGAGGATCAAATGTTCCAGAGTACCCCATACCATCATGCCATGGTGAATACTGCTGTGTACCTCCAGAGCAGGTCTCGTACATGGACTCAGAATATGTAACAGGAATTTATAATTTCAGTGCTGCACACTTTGACCTCAGATCCCCCCAGCCATACAAGGCACCAGACCTGAGCACCCCCAACAACTCTCATAGCACTAGTCTCACAGATCACTGTGGAATCACTCCTAACCAAAGGACTTCAAATCAGGAACCTCTAGCCCTGGCAGCACCTCCACCATTCCCTCCCACGCAACTTGACAGCTATAACATCACTAATAGACACTTGGAAAAGTCAAGAGGGAGACAAGGCTCTGTAGGGCACACTGAGTGTAGTGTGCAGCCAGCTCCTGGTACACAGGACAGCCAGCTGGCAGATAGGGATGTACCGTGGAGTCAATGCTGGGATGCAGTTACCAAGCAAGATGTAGGGCCTAATAGGGAAAAGACTCTAGAAAACAAGGGCCTTTCTTCTGATTTTACAAATGGGGTATCAAAAGTTCAAGGGTTAAAGATGGAGGAAAACGGAGAATGGAGCCCATCACAACAACTTACAAAGAGAAGTAATCCACACGTTTTCAGCAGACCTTCTTCATTCATTTTTCAAGAATATTTAAGGACAGACTCTGTGGCGAACATCCCCAAAATACTTTCTGCTTATAATTCAGTTCATGCTAATAAAATTCCCAAAGAGATGCGCTCCGAATCCTATCACCGAGCACGTTCCAACCCTAAAGGTGTTAATGGTAGACAGGAAGTCAAACAgtgtccctgggctgtgccTAAGCCAAGTGCCAGAGAAGCAGCTCTGCCAAGCACTGTGCCAGGGCCCAGCCAGAGGAAAAAGTCCTTGCCCTGTGCTCAGGGCCTGCTGCATGCCAGGTGGCATTCAGGCATGGGTCAGGATGTGTTTGGGGACAGCTCGGAATTAAAATATATGGAGAATGCTCTTCTAAATGAAAATGCTCCCAGGAAGCTAAACAGTTGTACAGACAAAAATCAGTGCTATGATTCTGAAGGAAAAATTGTGAGCAGTATTAGTGAACCAGTCCCAAACCATCAAAACAAAGTGCAGAGATCACCCTTGTCCTGCAGCTGCAATGCTATGGAAGTGGAACACCCTCAGTGTGAGGAATCAGATTGGGGAAGAAAGCAATGCTGTGATGGCACAAGCCAAATGGCTTTTTTCAGACCAAAGGAAGATTCCACATCTCAGTCATTATGTGAAATCCAGAAAGCAAACCAGGGTAATAACAGCAGTCCCGACCTCAGCACCCATCTGGAACAAGAGGAACCTGCTGTTCAGCAACACCAGCCTGTATTTCAAACACAGCTCTCAAGACAGCTTCAGGAGGACCACGCTAGTGAACAAATAACCAGGCTGGCAACTCCCATGCTTTACtatctttctgcatggaaaaccACCAATGTCCTGCACCCCAACAAGCTCACCTACAGTCAAGAGGACTCAGGGAGCTCACCAAAGGAAATTCCTTCATGCAGCAGTGCTGCCTTAGCACAGTGTCTAGAGATACGAGGAGAAGGCCATcagcttcagaggagcagccaccACCATCTGTGCAGTGCTGATGATCTCCTACTCCAGACAAAAGATCTTATTCTTAGGAATCCTGCCTCAGTCATGGAAGAGAGTTTCCAGAATGACTATATAGAGAAAATTAAAGTGGCTCAGAAAAAGGTTCTCAAAGAAacttcctttaaaagaaaagactTACAGATGAGTTTGCCTGTCAGACTGAGACAGAAATCCTCTAAAAGGCCATCAATTGAACACCTTTGGTCTTTCTCATTATCCAGTGCAAGCGAGGATGCCAAACCTGTTCCTTGCTCCCCTTCTCATCTAGAATCCTTGGAAAGTTTCAACAGAGATGAAGAAATAAGGAGGCCACAAAAAGGTCAAgcagggggaaggaaaagggtaaCCCAAGAGCAAAAGAAACTGTGCTACTCTGAGCCTGAGAAGCTCAATCACCTAATGGATAAGGAAGTATCATGGAGTCAAGTTAGGTATGACATCACTGAGCAAGATGCAGTGTCATCCAGGAGAAGGGATCTGGAGAACAGAGGAAGGGCACTTTCCAGCTCCAGGACAGAGCTGAAACAAATCCAGCATGGTGCACTTATCGAATACATGGAACGAAAGATCGGTCAAAGACCAGGTGGCTCACAACACCTCCCATTGCATAAGCCACCCCTGCAGAAGAGGCTGTTGAATCCCAAAGGGCCTCCTGTCCATATTTCCAACCCAAATGGGAGCAGGAAGATGCAATATGATGAGGTTTTTTGCCAAGTTCTCTCTGAACAAAAATCACCAGATGTTTTTCCTCCTTCGCCTTTTGCTGCCCCACTGAACATGACCAGCAGGTGCAATCCCAATGAAGGGGACGGGAAGTGTACTAGCAAGTGTCCATCAGCTAAAAGTCTCCCACAGGCAGGTGATTCTGCATCTGGGAGAGCTCCTGAGAGATCAAAATCCACTCCTTCTTCCACACAG TTTCTCTGA